The nucleotide window ACACACTCGGATGGAGACGCGAACGTAAACACAGTGTCCAGGTGCATGCAGGAACGTTTCTTCGGCAGGTTGACCATGACGACATGCTGCACCGGAGTCCGCTCGAACAACTGTCGCGCTACGGTCATGACACCGCCAAACGACGTTCGCTGGGAATGCCCGATCAGAACGATCTCCGGGCTGACAACCAGTAGATCTCCGCCCTCGAACGTCACTCCCTGCGGAAGCCGTATCAGACGATCCCGATAAGGGCTCAAAGCGGGGTGATACCTGAGCACAATATCCGTCATGATGCTCTCTCTGGCCCGGGCTGCTGTCGCCGGATGGCTCAGGACGACGTGATCATTCACGACTGCCGCAACGTCGCGCGTGAACATCAGGTTCGGGAGGGGACGCGAACTCAGCCTGAGCGATGACACGCCGGTCACGGCAAAATGACGGAGTTCCTCCGGTGATAGCGTCTGCAGATCTTCCTGGAATGCCTGGAAGTTGCTCTCCACGAACACGCGACACAACTGGTCGACGAAATCCGTGCGGGCCTCCTCCTGACTGAAAGCTTCCAACAGCAGATCGCTGATTTGCAGCACTGCGTCGTGCCGTCCAACGATCTTCCGAAAGACCGAACACATGTCCGCATGCTCGGAACGCGCCTTTCCGGGAAAGAGGATGTCTTCGAAAAGGAGATCCTTCAGGCCGTCGGGAGACACCATCTCCATTTCTGGACCCGGCGTATGTACAATCACCTGCCGAAGGCGACCGGTTTCCGACGTCACCTGAAGATTCAGTTCAGCCGGCGTGGATTCGTCCCGTGACGTGGCGGAGGTGTGGCGGGGCTGAGCAGGCATGCGGGAATAACGCAAGAGGTTCTTGGCGCAGCAATCGCGACATCCGGTACCCGTCCTGATGCGCCTGCAAGCTGGGACAGGACCATGCCCTGCTTACGGCCGACGCTCCTGGAGAAGTGTGAAAAATCGAAGTACGATCGCAACCAGCAGCAGGATAACGAGAATCTTGATTGCATACCCCAGCAAGAAGCCGGCGAACTTCAAAACGAAGCTCAACACGACTACCGCAAGCATCATTACGATCGCCACCGTCAACCAGCGAAGAACTTGCTGGGCATCCATCTCTTTCTTTCCTGCTATTGTGCGCTGAAAACGAAGTACTCGACCAGAGACAAGCTGTTTCCGTTTGTGTCGAAACCCCCTGCTAATAGTATTCGATTATCCGCCAGCTTTGTTGC belongs to Rhodothermales bacterium and includes:
- a CDS encoding arginine deiminase; amino-acid sequence: MPAQPRHTSATSRDESTPAELNLQVTSETGRLRQVIVHTPGPEMEMVSPDGLKDLLFEDILFPGKARSEHADMCSVFRKIVGRHDAVLQISDLLLEAFSQEEARTDFVDQLCRVFVESNFQAFQEDLQTLSPEELRHFAVTGVSSLRLSSRPLPNLMFTRDVAAVVNDHVVLSHPATAARARESIMTDIVLRYHPALSPYRDRLIRLPQGVTFEGGDLLVVSPEIVLIGHSQRTSFGGVMTVARQLFERTPVQHVVMVNLPKKRSCMHLDTVFTFASPSECV